AAACCTGGATGCCTGAAAATATAAGTATGTTCATGTTTGGTTTGATTAAAAATCTAAATAGGTTTCCACGAATGTAAGATCTCCGTGTTTGGTTTATTCCTATAAATCTTATAGGAATCATTCATTCTTCTTATAATATCTTTAGCCTTATAAATACAATGTAAAAGTATTActcatcaaataaataataagaaaaatattatgaaccaTGAATTAAGTCAAATcttacataaataataaaaagagtcTAATATTAACACATACAAGACCAAAATAatgtttccaattttttatggtttatcaAAGCGCCGTGCCTTGTtcatcaaaattatatattttcttaaaaattataaacagcataaaaaatcaaagttaaacaaaaaattattaaaggtgaatataacaataatatttttaaaaaaatgaataacatAGCATAAACACTTTATTAGAAAaagttatatttaaaaaaatattaaatttgagGTATAATcgtcaattaaaaaaaatataacttccCAAGCCATGGGAACGTGGGTGCCCACATTTTTAAAAGAGAATTCATAAACCCCCCAAAATGGGATTCCAAATGCATATAATTACTCTTGAGTTATTTGCAACCAAACATAGAAATACTTGGGAATCCTAAAAGTATTCTTGGAAATCGCAAAAGCTTATCCCAAATCAAACAACTATTAAGGGTTTCAACTagaactttcttttttcataatgcATCAGAATTTTAATTTGTGGAATTTGTCATTTGATCACCACTCTACTTAAAGTTGGTGCCACCTGTCTCTTCAATTGTAAATCATGTTCTTCTCACAGctaatatatatcatttttctcAGTTTCTGGAAAATGATACATCCTGCCAATTTGCTCTTCATGATTGAGAATCTTCCAACCAAAGTTTCTTTATCAAAGTTACAGAATTTCTTATGAAGCCAAAAGCTGAATTCTtgctaaaactaaaaatcatatcttGACCTCAACTCAATTATCaaacaattttcattttaagatCAATGTAACTGCTACTTATTCCTTTCTCAGTAAAGTAACTAGTTAAATATTGTACCTTCTCAGAGAAGAAGCGAATTCCTTTCTCAGGATAGTCAGCTTCATAAGTTTCCCCCAACAAAGGATTGAATGGTTTACAATTTCGACCTTCAGAGGAAGCATATCCAGAAACCGCAAAAGCAGCAACATTCAGAATCCTCTGAAGACTGTTCCCCTGATTACACAATGCACGAACCCATGGGAGCAAATTGTCAGATTCACAAATTTCTGAACAGTTATCTTTTTTATGCTCTCAGAGCATTTTACTCCACTAACATGCCAAAGAAGTCATAGAAAAATGCACATtttaagaacaatcaattacaCAAATACATCTACAACAATAGGAATACAAGTCTAAATGTGTAGGAAAATTACACTATAAAGAATGCACAGAGAGGTTTTAAATATTACAGTGGTCTTCTTACGAAAAGCATTGGAACTTAGAAGATCATAGATTCATAATCATCATAGGCCAAGCTTGGACTGCATCCGTGCACAATCCAAAACACTCCAATATGAAGATGAATTGAATATGGTATGCTAGTAGTTACTTAGGGCAGGTATGCAATTAACGGAACAGctataataaatttatgttcTTTCAGAGGCTCTGCAAAATTAGCATTTAGTTTGATGACAGGCAAAGAAATAACACAATCTTTCACTcaaattgttttgttaaaaaaaatttaaaaattatagcCTTTACCAAAAGCCCAAACAACTAATCTCTATCACTATGTGAAACATAATGGACCCAATCAACTTCCACAGCAAACATACCCCACTAGTCATTCACCCAATATCTTGCAGCAATTCTTTTATGCAAATTCTAGTCGGTAACCTATGCAATGCACGAgaaagtttaaaataatttttttttctcacttatattttttgtctaaatatgaaattaaataattatgatagttagTAATAggcatttatatatattacaaataacacaaaaatccctttaaaagacaaaatttcAGGAGGGAGTAAAAGGAAAGGAGCACAACAGCTTGGACAACCATAAACACATTAAGTCATATTACAAGTAAATGTATGCCAAGAAACTGTTAAATTCATATCACTGATCCAGAGATAAGTAATGTATATCAATCTTACTTACCGCTTTCCCGTACTCATATGCtttatccaaaagaaaagagtaTTCTAAGTCCTCACAACATTTTTGAAGAGATGATATTGGCTCATTAAAGTAAACAGGGAGGCAAACACGTGTGAGGTCTTTTCCCACATTGTCCTTGATCATAGACCAAAGACTGACCCCCTTCTCCTTCTCAACAGGATCCGGAAGCTTTTTCCGCCTTTCAATGTGTGGATATCTAGAATTTCGAACTTCCCTATTGTTCTGAACTTTCGCCACATCACATTGGCTTTCAGCTTCTCCATAATTATCAAGGTGATTGGAAACTTCTTTTATAGACCCACAGCTAACGTCGGGTTCAGTAAAATACTCTTTTGAGTCATGAAAGGACATTTCATCTTCATCTGACACTTCCTCAAGCTCTTGTTTCTCAATATCATCAGACGATTCAGTCGTGCTGCATTCTACGAACCATAAATGTcaagaaatatgtatatatgctAAGAagctaaaatatataaatggatGTTGGCAGTTGTAGAAAGCAGCAACTTGCCACATTATCCATGCAATATGCACAGATGAATTTATTGATGAAGTTCATTATGATGACCCTAAACTATTTCTAACTTCAACAAAACAATacagagagaacaaaatttgaagagagaagaaatcaATGAATTGACCAGTTTTGGTCTTGACAATTGAAACATCAGACAAATATACCATTTGGCtttcaattttaactaattCAATCAAGGCCAAAGTTATAAACCACAAGCAAATAAGTAATCTTTTCTTATTGAAGCAGAAAGAGAGTCCACAGTCTACCTAGTACTCCATGAAAGTGATCAATCATCAGATGTCAAACAAACCACTAATGAATCAAAATACAAGTGGTATTCTATACAATAGATCAGCATAGTTCTTAAGAATATAAACTTCTATCTATGAGAGATAGTTAGAAAATACAAAGGTTATTATTCTcatcagattttttttcttttctaaaattgtaGATTAAAGAATAACAACAAACAACTAAAGGTTATTTTATCAAAAGGATACATAATGTATAGATTATTTAACATTTACAGGTAGAACTCAGAAAGCTAATAGacaggaaaaaggaaaaaataaatacataaataaaaagtcTCAACAGATGTGCcagcaaaattttcataaaacaGACTTTAAATATAAAAGCTATATGATTTAAgtgaatttattttcaaattttaatggaatttttagctaaaaatcAGATAAGAAAAGTCTTCAAGCAAGCTATTTGATCTGAGGCATGCCAAAATGTTCCATTTCTAGTGTTCTTGATCATCACGACCTGAGTATATGTTCAACTTAACTCTGTTTACCCAACAATGactagtttctttttttccataaCCAACCAAAGTGAAAATTTAATGCATATAAGTAACTGAGTATAAAGAAATGAAAGCATTAGAAGTATACATATGATACATACCACTGTATTTTCCACGCCCTAGACTCGAAAATTCATGTTTGGTCAGTTGGTATTGACCATCATGAATCCCAGAGGCCTCAGCTTCAATATTAGCTGCCTGCATATGCAAAGTAAATGTCTTAGATAAACAAGCTAATTCTAGGAATCATATGTTCACTGCATAAAGAAATGGTAGAATGAAAATTCATCACAttcagaaattgaaaaataaatggcaTTGAACCAATTGTTCTAATTAAGACCATCATGGTACCAACTTGATGCAATACTAGACCAAAATCACGGCTACTACTGAGATCATGCATACTGTTGCCAACCTCTAAATTACGAAATTTGGATGGTCTATTCTTGGTAAGATCATTAGTAAATTGTTCCTTTCAAAAACATTCTGCCAGGGTGATGACAAAAATTCGTTATCACAATTAtccccagaaaaaaaaaaaatatatatatatatatatatacatatatataagtCAAATTTAAGTGCcatgaagaatttttttttttttttatacaacatagaaattttactttaacctaatctaagtgcaTATATGTATGAAGCTCTTTCTTGGAGAATTGAACCCCAATCTTTGCCCCCCCGCCACCCCCCCACCCAACAAAATtcttatggagtgaccatcacgcCAAGGGTGTACGGTGGTATTATAACAAATTTCTGGTCCAATTTGTTACCATGAGAAGCAGTAATAATAGTAGAACCACAGCCAAATTATTTAATTGCTGAAAATCCCAATATTCCAATAATATTAATCATCTAAATGACCttataaatgttttctttgaTGCAGTGAGATAAGATAATACTCTACTCTCACAATGACAATGAATGTCAAATTGCCAATTTCTGATTCTCACTTCAACATATGTATTATACGAAACATCTGGCAGTCAAGAAGACAGAACTTGTAATTGATCATGAGTAACCCACTGGTCCAGTAAGatgatcaaaagaaaatttagctCAATGCACAacatatatacacaaacacacacattaTTCTATACAGGTTTAATAACATATGAAAGAATTCATTTCACTGTTACTTAAAAAGgcatattatcattttttttttttttcactttgcaaaaaaaaaaataaataaatgaccaTTATATGGGGTTGTGCCTCAAGAAAATATTGATCTTGCACTTAAGAATGCAAATAATACGATATAATAGTCTCTGATGTCTAATAACATAATAAGGGAAAGAACAGTtgcttaaaaagtttttttttttactttgaaaaataatttcgATTCATTTCAAATTGTGCCTCAAGAAAATATAGATCTTGGAATTAGCATGCAGATGATATAATATGACAAGGGGGCcatcatttaattaaaaatgcaGATTCTTGttgcaaaaagaatatttaaacaattttgtcaaaaaaatcaatgctcTTATGAGTTTATAAAGAattggaataaaaaagaaaagatgaattATTAgggaatgaaataaaataatgggaAGGAGAAGTGTGTGAATTGACTATCATAcccttcctttttttatttttgttttttattaaaaaaatctcaaacaagGAATGGTGGGTTCCATACTTCCATTCCGTTCTTCCCTAGCCTTCCCAGGCCCTCATTAATTGTCCCCCATGGCAATCAAGTAATATGCTTAcaaaatgagaaacaaaaatgtTGAGATGTGTAAATGGAAAGAATAGATGAAtccaaagaagaaagaattaggggaaaaaaaaaacaaaataatggttAAACAGCTTTCTTGATCAGTATTGGCACCATAAGAAGCTCAAGGTCAAGGATTTAAGGAAAGCATGGTGTTCAGTAAATTAacaaccctaaaaaaaaaccagtCACTTAATAGGATCCTAGGTTGAACATAGAATTAGTCCACTTTGATGTAAAGAGAGCCATCagcagaaaaaaatagttaaagttTGCATAAATTGACAAAGCATACCAATTTACTAATTTACCTCTAACTGCCTTAACGTGTCAAGCAAATTGGATCGCTGTTCACAAAGAACTTGAACTTGTCCTTTTATTTCTGAGAATTCTGAACGCATAATCTGCTCACAATCATTTACAAGGTTCTCGTTTATTCCCTCTTCAAGCAAGCGTTTTTTAAGCCTTTCGGTTGATATAGATATATCATTTGGCACAAGGGAGAGATTGTCATTGATTGGTCTAAGTAAAAATAGGCTCCGAGTTGAGACCAAAGCTTGAATCCAAGCCACCCGATCGCTCTTCGAATCAGTTCTCAgatgaagggtctttgtggctGTAAATATGTAGAACTTTCGATCATCAGATTTGCTCTCCCGAAAAGATGAGATCTGCTACACAGGAAAGAGTGGCACCACCAGCACATTTGATCAACATTAATGtctcttaaaaaattaacataaattcagaaaacaaaagcaattaAGAGAAAAACTAATCGAAGACAAATTGCCTTGagaatgaaataaaatatatatatactgtcTGTATCAGATAATGTATATTAATAGACACGCCACGATATGCAGCAATTATAGACAAAGCAAGCTGAGACTCGGTCTATCCACCTACCACAAAACAATCGAGTGTGGGGATCTCACTGTTTTTACAACCAAATCTTTGCTCAAAAACGCAAAGCAAAGCACTAATGGAATTTTGACCATAAAGACAACTAGTTGAGTAGacccaaatttaaaatacatattctttattctttttcccGTTTCTAAACAGTGGTATAGCtttgaattcaaaattgaaaagattCAAACCCCACTTCGTGGTATCAAGTCCCCACATTTCCCTTCGTTTATATCGCAAGAAACCAGACCAAATCATACCTCAAAAATATCAAGATGTTTAATTAAACTTAATGGCAACCACTAACCACTCAaatccatttaacccaattaaaatGAGTCAAActcaaagaaagcaagaaatacAAACCCACTTTATTCCCTAATTCCCTACCGTCCGATTCTGATCACTACACTGTTCACAAAAgctagtattattttttttttttttttaatttagacgcaccccaaaaaaagaaataaaaacaaaaacttgaaaaacttcCTCACCTTTGAGTAAAAGAAACAGCACCCAGAAAGCTTTACCAACAcgtagaagaaaagaaaaagactaccGAACTTAacgaaaaaaagagagagattatttACGAGATGGGAtttgtgggaaaaaaatatatatatatgaatctGAAGAAAGAAGTTTCACATATGAATGAGAGCTCAAAAATGAAACCAATACATTACAAATCGATCCCTGATGTGACCACAGGATAATAAAACCTACGCCTACAAAGTAGCCTATCACAATCCCCCCATTTCAACACCTGTTGATGTGACCCACTGAACATTGACAAacagtttattttttatggttaaatCATTGACAAccagttaaaacttaaaactgtaaaaaaaaaaaaaaaacagagtggataattgaaatttaattaacaaactCCAACGAACAGAGAGAGTCACAGAAACACGGCGAACAAAGCAAGAAACCATTGGTTCTTAAACTTATAGCTCGCTCGGTTATCCAAGCCTTGCTTTCATTAgtactctttttgtttttatttgtttttttctgaTTGAATCAGATTCTtgtgaaggaaaagaaagattttCAGATAGAGACGAATACAATGGAAATATCTCTGTGCCAAACGCAGCGATTCGATCGGTGATAAAATTGTACCTTGAGATGGACAATGCCAACGGTTTTCTGGTGGTGCTTTCGTCTGCCACTACTGTCCAATCTCGTGAGCCGATTGGCGGAGATTTCTCCGATCAGCGTGATGTCGTCGGAGGTCGGAGACATAAGGAGGTTGAGATTCTCCGTCCGCCGGATTTTCGTATAGGAAAGAACGCCGTTGCGCAAAAGGAACCACCTGGATCTCCATCCTTTGCCGTAATTGGTCCACTTGTAGAGGACTCCGGCCACCGTGGCCTCCGATCGTCCCGCAATGCGGTCAGATCCGCCGGCCGTCGCCGTAGCCGGCAAACTCCTCGCTCTCAATAGCGACGCCGACAATGGCGGCTCCGGCGATTGATCCCTAATACTACCTCCAGGACTCTCCAGCGAAATACAACACAGCGGGTGCATTTCCTTCACTCGCATTTTTTTGCACCAAATCTCATTCAGTTTTTCCACTTATTCCATAAGCGAAAACCAAGAAGCATcaaaatgtgagagagagagagagaattagaaGGTGAGAGAAAGATATTGAGCTCTGAaactgagagagaaagagagagaaattgagggatttgtttacttaaaaaaatggggttttgttACTTAAATTGATGGCAAAGTAGTACACACCAAATATTTATATCTGTATCTCTGTGTGTGTTGAGGAACAGTTGGAAATAAAGGCGGTGGCAGAAACGTAATTAAATAGTGTTGTTGTTGAATAAGACTACTAACATTTTTTTCCAAAAGGTTGAGAACGACTCGTTCTTCGTTTTTGGTTAACAAGAATGAGAAATTCTCTCTTGTGATGAGAGTTTAAATTGGTAGTAAAAAATTAACCCTATTTTTATGTGGATGAGTTTTGAGCTAAATAAGCAAAGACGATGCTGAGTGTGGCAGTAAGTCATTTTAATGAGTAGGAACAGAGGCGTTGTAATCAATGGCATTAATTTACTGCgtaatcatgattttttttatctgccattttattattattatttttttaccacaaTGATAAATTATGAGGGGGTTAACCTACgtaatcattattttttctttactaatCCTACTTTGTTGCGTCAAGAAGTTATGAAAACTTTTAGAAAAATTCTTGGATTATATTCAAAACTACAATTTTGTCCACAACTCACTTATATGAcaagttgtggttggtggaaaGTATCAGAATTACTCAAATTTTTGTAGTGTTTAGAGTTTTTCTGATTGTGGAGTAGTGCTACTGTTCTTTTAGCtgggatttctttttttctttttttttttcttttttttgacgGATATGGTTGGAACTTATTTTTTcagtcacacttaaaaaaaaataaataaataaagattggCTTGAGCATGACTTGGTTGAGCATCTCCAACATCTCACAAAATCCTCTCCAATTTAGAAAgtaaaaccataaaaataaaatactccTTCAAAAGAGTTCAAAAATAGTTTATCTTTCATCTTTATCTCtatttttgcacaaaaaataataaagaataaatgaaaaagagacAATATATACAACCAGTTGGAAAGTGTAAGGACTCAGTtcgtaacgaccccaaaatgatgttgggGTCGTACGTtaaaaggctcaaacaataaaatttgtagagcgtgggtttgaaaggctaggccttggtcaccagacagTAGTtggtcgtggtgttcatacagaacTAAACCATGTTCGCTCGAGAAGTCTATATCCTCGAtacggtctgggaggctctggttcttggcctttttctcaacctctttttttggattgcttacatttccttttatattagcctgtacccctcatccaacgtccacgtgtggaTTCGACTTTctaggactgatacttgtcccatcagcccatacccaaagtggttgggggtggttgtaaaagctgaagaatatggtcctgtcaggtgcagagtgcTTTATTACAGTACTGACAGCCTTTTACTTGGGTCGCTCCTGCACTgtacttgccctttcttttagggGCACTATGGGGTGCCGATCacaagatcgtcctcggccatatccttaGGCCGTTCTAGGCTCCCATTGTGCGTCCTTGGCATTATCTTTCCTCAGCccaggccttgggccttaatatAAAATGGGCCGGGGTCATAAATTCTCTAACCCCACAGAAAGTATGTAAACAAAATGGtaaataagtaaaacaaaaaaaaaaaatgaattttattcgGAAATATGTCTCAtatgttggagatgctctaattTTCCATATTTGAAGAGATAGCTAGTTAATGGATGCCCTAAAGGcattgattaaaatatatatttttttaaaaatttatgaaaaaaattttaaaaaaaaatttaactaatttttttatgactatttacattattcataaaaatgatattataaCCTTCCTAAAATTGTCCATTAATAAATATCATAAGGACATCGCTAACTAGACCTATGAGGACAGGAAAACCAAGCACGTTTATTGGGTTGTGGGCCTTGCCTGAGGACAAACAAACACTCGAGGATGGTTAAAGGGATTGTATAATCCTAAATCAATGGGCCGAGGAGAGTAGAGGAGAATGACGAAGCAGCTGAGGTTCTCGAGGAGCCGAGCCATCTCGGGAGAGTTTTAGGGAGTTAACCATTTTGGAAAGATAAGTTTCAAGGAAGGGAGCAGAGCTAAGCcaacaataaaagaagaaatatctGAGAAGAAGGTTgttaccaccacattaaatgcactgcacgAAATGAACTGACTGCATTTATGGAGAAATGACACTTGAATAATGTCATCACAACTCAAATCTCCTCACAAAGCTTCCAAGAGGTCCTAATGGGACAAACATCCAAAGGATTTCCTAAAAATCAACAGGTGGACGGCTGAAATGTAGAAGTAAGGAACTATATAAGGAAATGGCTACCATAAAAAATGGGGCAGGTAATctaagaaggaagaaaagaagaagaacacatTGTACACATATAAGCTTGATTCATTATAAGAACATCTCATCCTCAAACTTGACCGAGAAGCGTTATTTCTATCAATTCTTATTTTCAGTCTTATTGACATGGATTCTATTAGCTATGGTCTGTACTTAATTTGCTAGGAAGTTTTTTTGTAAGACCCATTCtctaacaaatatattgttttgggcttattgGGCTATCTTCCACTATTCTTGGTGGGCTGAAGTTCAAATTAAAGCCCTT
The sequence above is drawn from the Quercus lobata isolate SW786 chromosome 12, ValleyOak3.0 Primary Assembly, whole genome shotgun sequence genome and encodes:
- the LOC115971167 gene encoding oxysterol-binding protein-related protein 2A isoform X1 codes for the protein MRVKEMHPLCCISLESPGGSIRDQSPEPPLSASLLRARSLPATATAGGSDRIAGRSEATVAGVLYKWTNYGKGWRSRWFLLRNGVLSYTKIRRTENLNLLMSPTSDDITLIGEISANRLTRLDSSGRRKHHQKTVGIVHLKISSFRESKSDDRKFYIFTATKTLHLRTDSKSDRVAWIQALVSTRSLFLLRPINDNLSLVPNDISISTERLKKRLLEEGINENLVNDCEQIMRSEFSEIKGQVQVLCEQRSNLLDTLRQLEAANIEAEASGIHDGQYQLTKHEFSSLGRGKYSECSTTESSDDIEKQELEEVSDEDEMSFHDSKEYFTEPDVSCGSIKEVSNHLDNYGEAESQCDVAKVQNNREVRNSRYPHIERRKKLPDPVEKEKGVSLWSMIKDNVGKDLTRVCLPVYFNEPISSLQKCCEDLEYSFLLDKAYEYGKAGNSLQRILNVAAFAVSGYASSEGRNCKPFNPLLGETYEADYPEKGIRFFSEKVSHHPTLIACHCEGRGWKFWCDSNLRTKFWGRSIQLDPVGVLTLEFDDGEIFQWSKVTTTIYNLILGKVYCGHHGTMHIHGNREYSCKLKFKEQSILDRNPRQVNGFVEDVMGKKVATLFGKWDDSMYYVNNDGSGKPKDCTSSSDASLLWKRSKPPPNLTRYNLTSFAITLNELTPGLQIKEKLPPTDSRLRPDQRHLENGEYEKANAEKQRLEKRQRMARKMQENGWKPRWFQKEEGDNGPFRYVGGYWEARQQGKWDECPNIFGEFNEDLVDPLEVS
- the LOC115971167 gene encoding oxysterol-binding protein-related protein 2A isoform X2 yields the protein MRVKEMHPLCCISLESPGGSIRDQSPEPPLSASLLRARSLPATATAGGSDRIAGRSEATVAGVLYKWTNYGKGWRSRWFLLRNGVLSYTKIRRTENLNLLMSPTSDDITLIGEISANRLTRLDSSGRRKHHQKTVGIVHLKISSFRESKSDDRKFYIFTATKTLHLRTDSKSDRVAWIQALVSTRSLFLLRPINDNLSLVPNDISISTERLKKRLLEEGINENLVNDCEQIMRSEFSEIKGQVQVLCEQRSNLLDTLRQLEAANIEAEASGIHDGQYQLTKHEFSSLGRGKYSECSTTESSDDIEKQELEEVSDEDEMSFHDSKEYFTEPDVSCGSIKEVSNHLDNYGEAESQCDVAKVQNNREVRNSRYPHIERRKKLPDPVEKEKGVSLWSMIKDNVGKDLTRVCLPVYFNEPISSLQKCCEDLEYSFLLDKAYEYGKAGNSLQRILNVAAFAVSGYASSEGRNCKPFNPLLGETYEADYPEKGIRFFSEKVSHHPTLIACHCEGRGWKFWCDSNLRTKFWGRSIQLDPVGVLTLEFDDGEIFQWSKVTTTIYNLILGKVYCGHHGTMHIHGNREYSCKLKFKEQSILDRNPRQVNGFVEDVMGKKVATLFGKWDDSMYYVNNDGSGKPKDCTSSSDASLLWKRSKPPPNLTRYNLTSFAITLNELTPGLQEKLPPTDSRLRPDQRHLENGEYEKANAEKQRLEKRQRMARKMQENGWKPRWFQKEEGDNGPFRYVGGYWEARQQGKWDECPNIFGEFNEDLVDPLEVS